Proteins from a genomic interval of Phlebotomus papatasi isolate M1 chromosome 3, Ppap_2.1, whole genome shotgun sequence:
- the LOC129807405 gene encoding cathepsin B, giving the protein MWRLMVFCLLATAWADDPEHPLSQSFIDIVNEKATTWRAGSNFPEHTSLAYIRGLMGVHPDAENFRLPPKLLHEEYDDDLPENFDSREQWPNCPTINEIRDQGSCGSCWAFGAVEAMSDRYCIHSDGKKHFRFSAEDLVSCCHTCGFGCNGGFPGAAWSYWVHKGLVSGGPFGSNQGCQPYVIAPCEHHVNGTRPSCEGEGGKTPKCVKKCQESYNGSYNDDKRYGKSSYSVSRQEKQIRLEIFKNGPVEGAFTVYEDLLNYKEGVYQHVHGKQLGGHAIRILGWGTENGTPYWLIANSWNTDWGDNGFFKILRGHDHCGIEGSISAGLPKYS; this is encoded by the coding sequence ATGTGGCGTTTGATGGTGTTTTGCCTGCTGGCCACAGCATGGGCAGATGATCCAGAACATCCCCTGAGTCAGTCATTTATTGATATTGTCAATGAGAAAGCCACAACTTGGCGAGCTGGTTCCAATTTTCCCGAACACACTTCCCTAGCGTACATTCGGGGATTGATGGGAGTTCATCCGGATGCTGAAAACTTCCGGCTCCCTCCGAAACTCCTCCATGAGGAATATGATGATGATTTGCCGGAGAATTTTGATTCTCGTGAGCAATGGCCAAATTGTCCGACAATCAATGAGATCCGTGATCAGGGTTCCTGCGGATCATGTTGGGCTTTTGGGGCTGTTGAAGCCATGTCTGACAGATACTGTATCCATTCCGATGGCAAAAAGCACTTTAGGTTTTCGGCTGAGGATCTGGTTTCGTGCTGTCATACTTGTGGATTTGGATGCAATGGTGGATTCCCGGGAGCCGCTTGGAGTTATTGGGTTCACAAGGGATTGGTGAGTGGAGGACCTTTTGGGTCCAATCAGGGTTGTCAGCCTTACGTTATTGCTCCCTGTGAGCATCATGTCAATGGAACCCGACCATCCTGCGAGGGAGAAGGGGGAAAGACGCCGAAGTGTGTAAAGAAGTGTCAGGAGAGCTACAATGGCAGCTACAACGATGACAAACGCTATGGGAAATCCTCGTATTCGGTGTCGCGTCAAGAGAAGCAGATTCGGCTGGAGATCTTCAAGAATGGCCCAGTAGAGGGAGCATTTACCGTATATGAGGATCTGCTGAACTACAAGGAGGGCGTCTATCAGCATGTTCATGGAAAACAACTAGGAGGACATGCCATTCGTATTTTGGGATGGGGAACAGAAAATGGAACACCATACTGGCTCATTGCCAATTCCTGGAACACCGATTGGGGAGACAATGGCTTCTTCAAGATCCTCCGTGGGCATGATCACTGCGGAATCGAGGGCTCCATTTCAGCAGGACTTccaaaatattcttaa